Part of the Aquarana catesbeiana isolate 2022-GZ linkage group LG06, ASM4218655v1, whole genome shotgun sequence genome is shown below.
catgctcggaaacaattagacgcatgctcggaagcattgaacttaattttcccggctcgtcgtagtgttgtacgtcacagcgttcttggcggtcggaagttcagcaaacttttgcgtgaccgtgtgtatgcaaggcaaacttgagtggaattccatcggaaaaaccgtcttatctttttccgacgagaagttctatcgtgtgtacgcggcataaggctgttaTAAGTCTGGGCAATTCAGTCTGGAAGGTGATTAGAAATATACATAAGCCAAAGTCACATGGCAAGATAACCAATAGATCTAGATACACAGGCAGCTAAAGTAACATGCAAATCTCACCTCTTTCTGTTAAAGTCTAGCTTTGCTGTGGCCCCTCCCAGGATTTCCTATACTAATGTGAAGAAAAGCCTCACTAACCAATAGGGAGGCTCTGGAGCATTGAGGGGTGGAGCCAGAAAAAAAGAGATTTGCTTAGAACTTCAGCTTTCTATGACTCGCAGTCTATCAATTGCTTTTCTACATAGTAACTTCTGCTTATGCATTTTTATCCATTATATTCTccattatattatattctattatagTCTGCATTATTGAAGTTtggtaaaggtccactttaaagacaGACAGTTTCATCTTTCCCATACAGGATAAAGTGAATGTGTATCTGCAAAGAGCCCCGCACCCCCAGAGGCTCCCTtcttatattgtatgtatttttttttataaaattattttatttgctgttttatTATTCTAGGTGGTAATCTCAGTCCAAAATGGCGACACAGCTGTTTGAAGGAAAGGAGCATGCGTCATATTATCAGAAATTCAGGTTTGAGCCATCGCAAGAAATAATAGACCTCATCTTCAGTTACGTGGATGAAAGGGTGAGTGACACTTCTGTCAGGTATATGTCCAGCTAAAAACAATAGGCCACTTGTAAAATTTAAAACAGAATTACTCTGCTTAGATTAGCAGAGCCaagttatttttttaaagggcttgtccagccaacactattttttctaTTGCACAGATCAGGGAAGGGTGCTGTCAGGTTCCTACTGCTGTCTGTGacccaatagggagatttcctcCAACTTCCTGTCCCAAGTAATGGTGccaccagggacaggaagtgagtaaAAAATGGAGAAcatgacagagggtctaactcttCCACACTTTATTCAGAACACCAAAAAAGGTCTTTCTTgcttttttaattcttattttccTAAATAATAATCTTTTCAATTATTTCCTAAATAGTTGTGGACACTGGGGggatctatttaaccacttaaggatcggaaggatttgcccccttaatgaccaggccattttttgcgatgcggcactgatgattgcgcggtcgtgtgacactgtaccaaaacaaaatcgatgttctttttttccccacaaatagagctttctgttggtggtatttgataacctctgcgttttttttttttgcgctataaacaaaaaaaaagggcgacaatttaaaattttttttttctttttgatataataaatatcccccaaaaatttttaaaaaacaaaatttcttcatcattttaagccaatatgtattcttctacacatttttggtaaaaaaaaattgcaataagcgtatattgcacaaaagttatagcgtctaaaaaataggggatatatttatggcatttttattacttgtgtgtgtgttgcgtttttttttttttactagtaatggcagcgatctgcgatttttagcagtactgtgacattgcggcggacagatcggaaacttttgacacatttttgggagcattgacatctatacagcgatcagtgctattaaaaaaaatgggatgattactgtgtaaatgtcactggcagggaaggggttaacactagggggcgatcaaggggttaaatgtgttcctcgggaggggtttctaactgtggggggatgggactgactggaggaggaaagagatcgctgctcctaatcactaggaacagcagatctctcagaACTCCCCGGTCAGATCaggaatctgtctgtttacattgacagatccccgttctggctctctgtggagtgattttGGGTGGTCGGCGGATGTCGCAGCCACCATCTATGTTCATCGGCTCCGGCGTCACGCGCACCCCCTATCACTCTTCGGCCGacatacacctatggcgattcgcccaggagagccaaccagcTGCAGTATAATGAGGGCGGCTGGATGTCTTTGGACGACTATTTGGATGACTATTTTACACATTTGTTCATGGTGCATGAATTTTGGCTGTAATTTCTCTAATGGATCAAtccctatgattgtcagctccacctagtggctaaaatgcagtatagttttctgaaatacctcaaagAGAAAATATACCCCATTTTGGTCAGTAGATGGTGTTCACTAATGTGTTTGACATCCAACCAGTGATGGTTTTATAAATACAGTAGACCCCTTAGTGAGCTACACACAccccaaaaaatgtcaataaatatATCGGGGGTTTGTCGTGTCCTACCTCGCTGTTGCTCCTCCTCTTGCACTTGCCCACAGTTCCTAGCTGTGAAAATTACATTTGCTGTGTAAATACAGATGTAGTAGCTTCTGTTGTCAAAAAATGGACAATggtatagaaagatacaaagtaacattgtttataaacattgatcagacaggaggtagaaaaaaaaaagtagcattgtttataaacattcatcagacaggagatagaaagatacaaagtaacatcgtttataaacattgatcagaggaGATGAAAAGGAACATTGTGACTTTTCTATCTGAGCTCTTTCATTATCTTCAGATGAAATGGATGACTTTCTGTTGACATGAGCTTTCAatgaaagttgattttttttttttttttgccaaccgcctcacacagatatactgcagaagggctcgtacaggcaaaaccacgtacctgtacagtCCCCTTTAAAAGGCGGGCACCGGCAGTGGCGTGCGCGCGCACCCgcagcaagctccgtgagtcgggtcgcaggtcccgtggaatcgatcgccgcggggatacccgcgatcgcctcacggggaggaagaacggggagatgctaaagtaaacaagcatctccccgttctgcctagggacagtgtcactgggtctctgctccctgtcatcggagcagagatcagtgacacgtcacacacagccacgcccttcacagttagaaacacacccctaggacacacttatccctACACTGCCaccaagtggttaaccccttcactgccagtgtcatttacacaggtatcagtgcatttgtatagcactgattgctgtataaatgacaatggtcccaaaaatgtgtcaaaaatgtccgatgtgtctgccttaatgtcgcagtcacaataaaaatcgctgatcgccgccatttaaaaaaaaaaaaaaattattaataaaaattccataaaactatcccctatttttgtaattgcttattgcgtttttttgggggtttttttttccaaaaaatatgtagaagaatatgtatcggcctaaactgaggaaaaaaaaattttttttatatatttttgggggatatttattatagcaaaaagtaaaaaataattcgttttttttttcaaaattgtcgctcttttttttttttttgtttatagcgcaaaaaataaaaaaacgcagaggtgatcaaataccaccaaaagaaagctctatttgtgggaaaaaaaggacatcaattttgtttgggagccacatcgcacgactgcgcaattgtcagttaaagtgacgcagtgccgaatcgcaaaaagtgctctggtcaggaggggggaaaatttcttccggggctgaagtggttaaataaaatttgTTCTTATTTAACCCCTTATTACCCTAACCAGGCATAATACACTCCTTCTCTTtttcccttaaaagagaagtatgggtttggcttttttccacccatcatacttacctaggtggatgctgcatctgtcccctgccacccctacactgagaaccgagcgatcgaacatcaccgATGGTTTGGTTCTTTCACCTCCCCGAGCGGagggctgctgcctgtcaatcggcAGCTCTCatgctctgctcctcctcgctccctggagctgtggaggggcggggagcggccatctcagccttttttttttagttgaaaatgtatactttattttgaaagaaaatatacaaaaaacaaagacttcaacagggtacattccactctgtactgcgacaCAGCGCATacatacactacataacaatacatttccaagcatacaaataaattacattcatcctgcggtatgatgcctgatgtgttgcgcagagtaatagtaccccgaaacatcacatcatgcatgatgcCGCATTACCCTGATagcattacttcaaaaacatgtcacaaaatgtCAAGTCATATACactggaacctcggattgcgagtaacgcggtcaacgagcgtttcgcaatacgagcactgtgtttttaaaaatcgtaactcggtttgcgagtgttgtctcgcaaaatgagcacgattcaggccaaaaatCGGTGTGCAGTAcctcttttggcctgaggtgggggggcgtcaGAGCCAAGCAGACAACCGAACGtcgcgttcggaaatgcacggaaaggcccgagtacagcacgtctgacctcggcaaatctcgggtaggaagtctttccaaggtttgccgaggtccggcAAAGTGTCCTTGGCCCTTTTCGgccatttctgaggctctccggtgccccccccgcctctggccacatgcggtattgcatcctattgaagtcaatgggaaaacttgctttgatatgggagtactttggattatgagcatactcctggaacggattatgctcgtaatccaaggttccactgtactgtcaAATAGCATTCCATGGTGTGATTGGGGGGGTAGGGAGGGAAAAAAGAGTTCACGGGCctgaagctttattgaactgccaaaggatacagagggggggggaggggaaatcttcagacctcctcttcctccttaaagttCATCAAGTTATAGTCTCAGAGCAGAATGTGcctcttagcggctcgctgagagcctgagacggccatcagtgtaggcacctggtggatccagactcccagagtctggatattgtggtgcctggactgatcatgtgacatcagcggagagcggacttcagaccactctctgctgaaaacgggtcacctCAGTGCAAAACgaatttcactcctgtgacccataggagaagcccagccgaatgagctcaggctggacttctaacTGTTAGTTTTTTGCtgatcttttatttttctatttattctaACCATAactatttatttaaattattttttttttaatttgttttgttcatcaatttttaaattttattagtgTCACgttaaaaagaaggaaaagaaaaactgaatttaaTTCTGCTATACATTGTATCAGAATGTCAATTTCTGTCCGGTTCAACAATAGTGACTGTTCAAATTTCAATCCGTGTGTGAGTCCCTGTTCTACAGAGTCCTGTTAtcggaatacaatgtcccagcgggGTGGGAATTCCTCCACCCATCCGGTTTGTGAGGATGGGGTTATCTGTTCGctcttttcatgcagcctgttgTCTGAGTGAAAAAAGATTGACCtttctatggccagcctaatgggTAATTAtttcacttttgtgggaaaaaaaatagcacataataaaaaaaaaaaaaaaagaaaacaaaaaaaaatcaatcttgcttatacaattgctacacaagtcatattgcaaaTAAATGTTATtagaaatgacctttccttttcaatctgcagctgctgtgattttctgtaaaatgcaatatggccacctggaggcttTCTATACACagactgtgtacagaatgccccccacaAATGtcatttctgcttgtgtgatttggctgactgattttcccagaagtctgcactaagatgcaagtcagattttgggaatctcctgcaataaaaatgtcattttggtgagatactcccaaagggaaatcgcatacaaagggatgcagaccctgccgatttcctcattagaaccctgcaagtgcagcagctaacTGATCATTCTAAAATCAATCCCACTAGATTCGCTCTGCACATGAACACAACTGCTATTTCTTCAgaaaacaaaaagtaggaatctgctacaaagtttattacaattcctgcaatgtacatcgatcacccagaggggaatggctGCAACAAAAGTGGAGTCGCACTttatccacttgcttactgggcacttaaaccccccttctatccagaccaattttcagctttcagcgctgacgcactttgaatgacaattgcgcggtcatacaacactgtacccaaactacatttttataattttttccccacaaatagagctttcttttggtggtatttgatcaccttttgcggtttttattttttgttaaaaaaaatgtaaaaagactgaatttaaaaaaaaaaattttttttttttttttttaatattttgttataaaattttaaaaccggtcatttttctccttcattgatgtgcgctgatgaggcggcactgatgggcaccgataggtggcagtgatgggcactgataggcagcactactaggtggcactgattggcaccactggtgggcattgataggtggcactggtgggcactgtgggcactgtcaggtggcaatggcaggtggcgcagatgaggcataattgcctcttcctcttcgggaccgatgtcccttgcagatgagccagtgatctgctttttttcctcctcgtgctgtcagcgtgaggagaaaaaaaaaacaatcacagagcttttgttttgatcatgtgatcagctgtcattggctgacagctgatcacatggtaaggggtggAAATTTAGGTCCAcgttgtggccgtcattcggctatagcatggatgtcaagaggttaatatCGATCAAAGCAGAAAaaaggtggtatttttttttttttttgtagctagtTACTTTTTTGTTTGTGGGTTACGTAACAAATGAAAGACAACATCACCCAAAGAAAGTCTTGTTTGCCCTAAAACAAAATTCGATGTATTATTTTGTTATCCTAACCACTTcccggctgggcggtggttccgttatcctgactggatgtcctatgatgtctttcaggatagcAGCCGGTGGGCACCCTTCAGGGCACACAGCGCAGCAATCAgtggtgcggcatgtcagtctgacacaccgcaacaccagtTTCAATAAAGAGTTTCTGACAGAGGCTCtttgtcacatgatcagctgtatccaatcatggctgatcacagtgtaaaccggAAAAGCcatgtatcagcttttcctcactcgcgtttgacagacgaggagagccgatcggctgctttcctgtcgggggggtctgcgctgattgattatcagcccaattcccccccccccccgaggatgcccacttcagaccaccagggatgccaccaggaccacaagggattgccaccactgatgaccaccaggtatgccacctatggccaccagggatgccaatcaatgcccaaaatcaatgccaatcagtgcccacaaatggtgccagtcagtgctcatcactgatgcctgccagtgcctccttatcagtgatcaTTTCCCACCTAACagtgtccacctatcagtgccacccataagtatccatcaatgcagcctttcagtgccacctatcaatgcccatcagtgctgcatatcagtgctgcatattagtgcccatcatcagtgcccatcagtgaaggagaaaacatacttatttacaaaattttataacagaaacaaacttttttttcttcaaaatcttcggtatttttttatttgttgtgcaaaaaataaaaaccccagcattgatcaaataccaccaaaagaaagctctatttgtgggaacaaaatgataaaaaatgtttgggtacagtgtagcatgaccgcgcaattgtcattcaaagtgcgacagcgctgaaagctgaaaattggactgggcaggaatgggggaaagtgtctggtattgaagtggttaaacggggGCTTCAAATACCGTATTTGCTGTCATTTAACAAAATGAAATACTTACCAGTCCCTGGAGTCCAGCACAGTCTTCCTACAGCCGGTTCTCACAGCTGCAGGAGCCTGGTGCCACCATCCTGGATTTgggagctggctgtgacttcccCAGGAAATCGCAGCCGGCTCCCCACTGCGCAAGCACAAGATTATGCGGCGCTTTaagactggtcctgcagcctcctgggacatgtgacaccAAGTTACACAATTCTCACCTAGGCCTGTCAGAAAAAGATACccactccaagaaaaaaaaaaaaacaccagttctGGTAAAGTAGGGAGTGAGGAGGATGAGCAAAACTTTCACATTTaattgaaggtccgctttaagtaatgacaaagtgtTTGACAATAGCAAGAGATAAATAAAAATGAGTTGTAGTAGTTTttaaccaaataaaaaaatatatcattgttGTGATATAAATATTTACCTCCTTTCCCTCCCAGCCTTGGCATCCCTTTAATTTGGGTCTTTACGCTGTGGGGGGTCTGAGAGCAGGCTATGATAGTTTGAtccctgtgctgggagtgtgcagtgagcgtgctctcagcacagaaatctTGGCCGTCCATGGACTCCTATGTGCAGCGTAGGGGCTTTAAAGCCCAACCTCTTTGCAACCATATATATGCATGACATATGGGCAGAAACTGAAAGCAGCACCCGTGTCCCTCTGATATATTTTGAAGATGTTTTTGTCCTCCTAGTTACCCAAACCGTATGGATTTGCTGTGGACGTTGGCTGTGGAACGGGGCAGAGCACAAGAATTCTCTCTCCATACTTCAAGAAAGTTCTTGGAACTGACATCAGTGAGGCTCAGATAGAAGAGGCCAAGAAAGCATTGGGGTTCTCCAATGTCACATACAGGTAGGGACATTCTAAACTTTTTTCATTAGTTACAATCAGGGGAGCAGCAGGAACATTTTGCCTGGGTGAGAACACCATACCGAGTAGTTCCTTTCCTGGTATGAACAGATCTCTTTGGGTTAAAGGAAGTTTACCATCTAAAGTGTGCCATGGTGCAGGAGTGATTTGTGGGTATTCCTAAAAGACATTGTTGGGAGGTGTGGAGGTGATTAATGGGTAATCGTAAAGAATATTGTTGAGCGATGTTGGGGGGATTGGTGGGTATTCCTAAATGATGATGTTGGGGTGATTGGTGGTTATTCTGAAAGCATATTGTTGGGGGATGTTAGGGTGATTGGTGGGTATTCCTAAAGGACATTGTTGGGGTCACCCAATGTCATACAGGAGAGGACATTCTAAATGTTTTTCATTAGTTACCTTTGGCCTGGGGGGAGCACACCCAACCAAGTAGTCCCTATCCTGGTATGAACAGACCTCTTTAGGCTAAAGAAAGCTTACCATGTAAAGTGTGCCATGGTGTTGCAGTGATTGGTGGGTATTCCTAAAGGACATTGTTGGGGTGATTGGTGGGTATTCCTACAGGATATTGTTGGGGATGTTGGGGTGATTGGTGGGTATTCATAAAAGACATTGTTTACGGTTGGGGTGAATAGTGGGTATTACTAAAGAACCATTGTTGGAGGATGTTAGGAGGATTGGGGGGGAATTCCTATAGGACATTTTTGTAGGATGTTGGGGTAATTGGTGCGTATtcctaaaatacatttttggaggATGTTGAAGTAATTGGTGAGAAATTCCTAAAGAACATTGTTGGAGTGATTAGTGGGTATTCCTAAAGGATGTTGTTAGGGGATTTTGGGGTTTTTGGTGGGTATTCCTAAAAAACATTATGGGGTTATTGGTGGGTATTCCTAAAGAACATTGTTGGGGTGATTGGTGGGTGTTCCTAAAGACATTGATGGGGATGTTGGGGTGATTGGTGGATATTCCTAATGGATATTGTCAGGGGATGTTGGTGATTGGTAGGTATCCCTAATGGACATTGTCAGGGGATGTTGGTGATTGGTGGGTATCCCTAATGGACATTGTCAGGGGATGTTGGGTTGATTGGTGGGTATTCCTAAAGAATATTGTTTGGGGATGTTGGGATGATTGGTGGGTCTTCCTAAAGGATATTGTTTTGGGATGTTGCAGTGAATTTCCCAGTGAATCCTTTAGAAATATATCGGACCCTTGTTTCATCTGGGAAGGGATGAAAAAGAAAAGTCAGACTCTCAGAGCCCAGGGTTGGGCTTTAAATTTAACCAGATGGTGTCACTACTTATATAATCTAATCTATAATTCCTGCAGTGCCTGTCCAGCTGAAGAGGTGCCGGTTGGGGACGCCTCTGTTGATCTACTAACAGCATGTGCTGCTGTCCATTGGTTTAACATTGAGAAGTTTCTAACAGAGGTAAAAACAAACTGAGTCTTTTCGTTGCATTATTTTCTGATTGCTGCACATTGTAAaatgtgttgtacattacatacgcctgaccactgcattctgtacactgtgctgcatAAATTGGACCCCTAAACCTTGTGCTGCATGTTGCATACTGCAGACAGCTGCATGCTTTTTGAATGTTGCATACCATGTATATTATGATTTAACTTGCTTAGCCTAAACTGCTATATGTATGCTGTGCTGTATATTGCATACAGTGGATTACTGCAATTTGTTCACTGTGCTGTGCAATACATAAACCAAAATTAAAATCCACTAAAACAGGCTGCACACCCAAAGCCTCTGCTACCCTGCTGTTTAATCCATTGACAGCACACACTGAAAACTCCTGCTGGAAGCCATGCTCTAATgaagtggtcatcaactcctgtcctcagggccaactaacaggccaggttttatgtattcccttggggagatgcagactagaatactgcaatcactgagcagcaaatgatatcacctgggatgtatttcagttatcttgcaagcctggcctgttagtgggccctgaggccGGGGTTGATGATCACTGATTTAATGTGTTTCACCAAATCACCGGTCTTAACCCTAAAGTCTTGTCATGGGTGAAACGCTTCAGGGGCGTGGCTTCTAGCAGGAGTATTCATTGTGTGAAGTCAGTGGATTACACCATAGTGGAGCAGAGGCTTTTTATGTGCAGCCAGTCTTATTGCAATGTAGAGAGGAATGGAGTGCGAGTTGACTCCTGGGATTGAGCACCCGACTGGTGTATAGGAGACGAAGGAGGATACGGGTTGCTTGTGAGTCGTGATGTGAGTCAGGATCACTGAACACATAAATGAATGGCTGGACTCAGTGTATAGCATACAGCAGTCAagaatatgtaatgtatagcacaatGTACAATAttatactttatatacactgtacacaCTGTGCTATATATTACATACACTGAACTGCTACACTCTATACACTATGCTATATAATACTGTATATTCCCTAAATCACTGAACTCTATATGCTAGATTGtacactttttgattttttttttttttttttttttataaattcagtATTTCATCCTGTTCAGTGAAGGGGCACACTTTTGCAGGTATATATTAATGTAGATGTCATCATTTCAGGTCGATCGGATCTTAAAGCCACGAGGCTGCCTTGCTTTCTTCTCCTATCTCCCCCATATGGAAGTTCACTACAAGGACCGCTCAGAACAGATGACTGAGGTCTTTACAGAGGTAAGTACTGAATATCTTTGTGTTTTCAGTGTCCCTTGTCTTACATACTGCTTTGTCTGAGATATCGCTGTTGTATTTGTGAGTGATAAGTAAGCCTGGCATGATATAAAATCCAGTATAAGAGTTTGGAAGCAGTCACCTGCACTCCCCTTTCTTCACTGTGCCGAGCACTCTGGGGACTTCCAGGTCTGGGACGCTCAATATGCAAATACTGACTGATTCCAAAGTCAGAGCTATGCCCCTCCCACTCCATGTACAATACTCTTGTTTCTATTGGGCAAAAAGTGAGAATGCATTGTACTGGGGGGTGTGCTGGTAGCCCTCATATGAATTCCTAGCTCCTTGGGGTTCCGGGGCCCCTCAGCATGAATCTAAGATAGGTTGGTTCCTTGTGTGATCCGATTTTAAAACCTTTGGTCATCTTCAGTCATTCTGTACTTTAGAATATGTGTTTAAATACAATATTAATCAGgtaaattattaattttttatcaCTAACAGAGTCCACTGGACTCCAAATGGTCACTCGGCGCACAAAATGCattaattaaattaataattg
Proteins encoded:
- the LOC141148410 gene encoding uncharacterized protein — protein: MATQLFEGKEHASYYQKFRFEPSQEIIDLIFSYVDERLPKPYGFAVDVGCGTGQSTRILSPYFKKVLGTDISEAQIEEAKKALGFSNVTYSACPAEEVPVGDASVDLLTACAAVHWFNIEKFLTEVDRILKPRGCLAFFSYLPHMEVHYKDRSEQMTEVFTEVEDILSPYQHEKVHHVKTGYKEIFEAIPYTDKRRIESVVTKIRVPLTGLMGLIQTFSMFQTYLRTEPEKAKEMIRTVEQRFLHIMGTSSTETEVEVWLRNILVLASKPQ